From Mytilus edulis chromosome 8, xbMytEdul2.2, whole genome shotgun sequence, one genomic window encodes:
- the LOC139484525 gene encoding uncharacterized protein in mobD 3'region-like, with the protein MATEDLKDIVLATQGLTNLTLATSDLTDIALSTQDVTDIVFATQDLTNIATQDLTDIVLATQDLTDIVLATQDSTDIVLATQDLTDIVLATQDFTDIVLATQDSTDIVLATQDFTDIVLATQDFTDIVLATQDSTDIVLATQDSTDIVLATQDLTDIVLATQDSTDIVLATQDLTDIVLATQDSTDIVLATQDSTDIVLATQDLTDIVLARQDLTDVVLATQDLTDVVLARLDRRCSGNTRLQRHCSGNTRLDGHCSGKTRLDRRCSGKTRLDRRCSGKTRHERHCSVNTRLHR; encoded by the exons ATGGCAACCGAAGACTTGAAAGACATTGTTCTGGCAACACAAGGCTTGACTAACCTTACTCTGGCAACATCAGATTTGACAGATATTGCTCTTTCAACACAAGACGTGACAGACATTGTTTTTGCAACACAAGACTTGACAAATATTG CAACACAAGACTTGACAGACATTGTTCTGGCAACACAAGACTTGACAGACATTGTTCTGGCAACACAAGACTCCACAGACATTGTTCTGGCAACACAAGACTTGACAGACATTGTTCTGGCAACACAAGACTTCACAGACATTGTTCTGGCAACACAAGACTCAACAGACATTGTTCTGGCAACACAAGACTTCACAGACATTGTTCTGGCAACACAAGACTTCACAGACATTGTTCTGGCAACACAAGACTCAACAGACATTGTTCTGGCAACACAAGACTCAACAGACATTGTTCTGGCAACACAAGACTTGACAGACATTGTTCTGGCAACACAAGACTCAACAGACATTGTTCTGGCAACACAAGACTTGACAGACATTGTTCTGGCAACACAAGACTCCACAGACATTGTTCTGGCAACACAAGACTCAACAGACATTGTTCTGGCAACACAAGACTTGACAGACATTGTTCTGGCAAGACAAGACTTGACAGACGTTGTTCTGGCAACACAAGACTTGACAGACGTTGTTCTGGCAAGACTTGACAGACGTTGTTCTGGCAACACAAGACTTCAAAGACATTGTTCTGGCAACACAAGACTTGACGGACATTGTTCTGGCAAGACAAGACTTGACAGACGTTGTTCTGGCAAGACAAGACTTGACAGACGTTGTTCTGGCAAGACAAGACATGAAAGACATTGTTCCGTCAACACAAGACTCCACAGATAA
- the LOC139484526 gene encoding uncharacterized protein, with amino-acid sequence MSVKFCVSKTMSVKSCVARTMAVKSCVASTMSVKSCVASAMYVKSLVARTMSLKSCVAISVKYCAANNVSVKSCVAHTVSVKSSIANTVSVKSCVVKTVSVKSCVAETMFVEYYVARTVSLESFVARKMSVKSFVANTVSVKTCVAETVSVKSCVAETVSVKSCVAEIVSIKSCVAKQYLSSLVLPNSICQVLCCQTVSVKSCVAETVSVKSCVAKQYLSSLVLPKQYLSNLVLPKQYLSSLVLPNSICQDLCCQQCICQVLCCPHSICQV; translated from the exons ATGTCTGTCAAGTTTTGTGTTTCCAAAACAATGTCTGTCAAGTCTTGTGTTGCCAGAACAATGGCTGTCAAGTCTTGTGTTGCTAGTACAATGTCTGTCAAGTCTTGTGTTGCCAGTGCAATGTATGTCAAGTCATTAGTTGCCAGAACAATGTCTCTGAAGTCTTGTGTTGCCA TATCTGTCAAGTATTGTGCTGCCAACAATGTATCTGTCAAGTCTTGTGTTGCCCACACAGTATCTGTCAAGTCTAGTATTGCCAACACGGTATCTGTCAAGTCTTGTGTTGTAAAAACAGTATCTGTCAAGTCTTGTGTTGCCGAAACAATGTTTGTGGAGTATTATGTTGCCAGAACAGTATCTCTGGAGTcttttgttgcaagaaaaatgtCTGTCAAGTCTTTTGTTGCCAACACAGTATCTGTCAAGACTTGTGTTGCCGAAACAGTATCTGTCAAATCTTGTGTTGCTGAAACAGTATCTGTCAAATCTTGTGTTGCCGAAATAGTATCTATCAAGTCTTGTGTTGCCAAACAGTATCTGTCAAGTCTTGTGTTGCCAAACAGTATCTGTCAAGTCTTGTGTTGCCAAACAGTATCTGTCAAGTCTTGTGTTGCCGAAACAGTATCTGTCAAGTCTTGTGTTGCCAAACAGTATCTGTCAAGTCTTGTGTTGCCGAAACAGTATCTGTCAAATCTTGTGTTGCCGAAACAGTATCTGTCAAGTCTTGTGTTGCCAAACAGTATCTGTCAAGATTTGTGCTGCCAACAATGTATCTGTCAAGTCTTGTGTTGCCCACACAGTATCTGTCAAGTCTAG
- the LOC139486598 gene encoding mastermind-like protein 3: MGDFSSPKRRDVVERLRRRFDIYRRHQNKSATRYDNTINSLYERERQETLLLRERWLQSKAKKASKTKKDSSGEHRNLGLTKLLKKKIDSSQSESQNLDTSAFDFDESDTITTQKTVKGGSGVDVSVRIVQEITGGNSQQVQTNVAVSTTVKTHIESKDKPSTSVETSTKFECKQEPCDDIPGIHSNKSDISHTGSEILDQEELEEILKTIEKDESKLSDEIFEELQKFDQIYSKVSQEDSNDSSMFGSMTGSSPGLHKQPPYDPGSAGNSGNMFESPPSNPVRTPPVPFRQPGAITTMTETGPAAETLKQMAAQHQSNQHHGGSQYKQFNTHIQEGNYTNQYPPAMDTSYGYSNQQNINNMRNGNVVYQEGNRDMYAGTKPLTHYPGVAGNPTPSSLQQLQNQVQSFSQSPQMEITQTQQMHVSDGSRRLQMSQTQQMHMRQPPQNISMSQHQSFSMPNNMAQRQSPGYMNEQMKMQQMYQEKMRQEQRHQSMQAAHMQQFMRPPPEYKQSEGYSASRQNPLQTMQDMVEQTNTMQTSGYGSVKTENTPHIQNGMMQSAQMAAMQRGPSSSTINTGPVISQNDAGYHMPQIQRQQSYPGGIDSSLVRQNRQNGHGYTSAIMRNQRPPNVNVGPDGLNISQPRTQEWPRHMMHGTMNGMARPQNPNIMYNNTYAGQAGTTVTNVNQTRPMQMTALQSQAMMQNNAQAQHMMMQQQGMQMSQRMAMANQNNSSFNQRPPQQDDFMNILDSASQSGNSDYIDNMAAQSTGVSSDAAWLDEILSGNRDL, encoded by the exons ATGGGGGATTTTTCCTCCCCCAAGCGGCGGGATGTAGTCGAGCGCTTGAGGAGGCGATTCGATATTTACAGAAGACATCAAAATAAATCTGCAACCAGATATGACAATACTATAAATAGCTTATATGAACGTGAAAGACAAGAAACTTTGTTGTTACGTGAACGGTGGCTACAGAGTAAAGCAAAAAAGGCTTCTAAGACTAAAAAGGACAGTTCTGGAGAGCATAGGAATTTAGGGCTTACG AAATTACTCAAGAAAAAGATCGATAGTAGCCAATCAGAGAGTCAGAATCTTGACACTAGTGCGTTCGATTTTGATGAGTCGGACACCATTACTACACAGAAAACGGTTAAAGGTGGATCCGGAGTCGACGTGTCTGTTCGCATTGTTCAGGAAATCACTGGCGGAAACTCCCAACAAGTACAAACAAACGTAGCCGTTAGTACTACAGTCAAAACACACATAGAATCGAAAGATAAGCCATCAACTAGTgtcgaaacaagtacaaagtttgaGTGTAAACAAGAACCTTGTGATGACATTCCTGGTATACATTCTAATAAATCTGATATAAGTCACACTGGCTCAGAAATCCTTGATCAAGAAGAGCTggaagaaatattaaaaacaattgaaaaagatGAAAGTAAATTAAGTGACGAGATTTTCGAAGAATTACAAAAATTTGACCAAATTTACAGTAAAGTGTCCCAAGAGGATAGTAATGACTCAAGTATGTTTGGCAGTATGACCGGAAGTTCTCCAGGCTTACACAAACAGCCTCCTTATGATCCCGGAAGTGCTGGGAATTCCGGAAATATGTTCGAGAGTCCACCTTCAAATCCAGTAAGAACGCCACCCGTCCCATTTAGACAACCGGGGGCAATAACTACTATGACTGAAACTGGTCCTGCAGCTGAAACACTTAAACAAATGGCTGCTCAACATCAAAGCAACCAACATCACGGGGGCTCACAGTATAAACAATTCAATACACACATTCAAGAGGGGAACTATACGAATCAGTACCCTCCAGCTATGGACACGTCTTACGGATATAGTAACCAACAGAATATAAACAATATGAGAAACGGTAATGTTGTTTATCAGGAAGGAAATCGTGACATGTATGCAGGAACGAAACCATTGACTCACTATCCGGGGGTAGCAGGAAACCCCACGCCTTCTTCCCTACAACAATTACAAAATCAGGTTCAGTCTTTCAGTCAAAGTCCTCAGATGGAGATAACACAAACACAACAGATGCACGTTAGTGACGGATCACGGAGACTACAAATGTCTCAAACACAACAGATGCACATGCGTCAACCGCCACAAAACATATCAATGTCTCAGCATCAGTCATTTTCAATGCCGAACAACATGGCACAAAGGCAGTCACCGGGTTACATGAATGAGCAAATGAAAATGCAGCAAATGTACCAAGAAAAAATGAGACAGGAGCAACGTCATCAAAGCATGCAGGCGGCGCACATGCAACAATTCATGAGACCTCCACCCGAATATAAACAATCGGAGGGATACTCCGCTAGTagacaaaaccccttacaaacaATGCAAGACATGGTCGAACAAACAAACACCATGCAGACTTCTGGATATGGAAGTGTCAAAACTGAAAACACGCCTCATATCCAGAATGGCATGATGCAATCTGCTCAAATGGCCGCCATGCAGCGAGGACCTTCTAGCTCAACGATTAATACGGGGCCAGTTATATCACAGAACGATGCAGGGTATCATATGCCACAAATACAACGTCAACAGTCGTACCCGGGGGGTATAGACTCTTCGTTAGTGCGTCAAAATCGTCAAAATGGACATGGGTACACGAGTGCTATAATGCGAAACCAGAGACCTCCGAATGTCAATGTTGGACCAGATGGCTTAAATATTTCACAACCCCGTACACAAGAATGGCCTCGTCACATGATGCATGGAACTATGAACGGAATGGCCAGGCCGCAAAATCCCAATATAATGTATAACAACACATATGCAGGCCAAGCTGGAACAACTGTGACTAATGTTAATCAGACAAGGCCTATGCAGATGACGGCATTGCAATCTCAAGCTATGATGCAAAACAATGCGCAGGCACAACACATGATGATGCAACAACAGGGCATGCAGATGTCTCAAAGAATGGCAATGGCCAATCAAAACAACTCTAGCTTTAATCAGCGTCCACCACAACAAGATGACTTCATGAACATCTTAGATAGTGCTTCTCAAAGCGGCAATTCCGATTACATAGATAATATGGCTGCACAAAGTACAGGTGTCAGCAGTGATGCTGCTTGGTTGGATGAAATTCTAAGTGGTAACCGGGACTTGTGA